A portion of the Cygnus olor isolate bCygOlo1 chromosome 15, bCygOlo1.pri.v2, whole genome shotgun sequence genome contains these proteins:
- the TMEM184A gene encoding transmembrane protein 184A → MSNATRAVPSPTPPGSPGPSTVTRLASATPSPALAMLMTAHNDSQDGQQLFLTTTAAQVISGIFVWSALIITFHQIYTHLRNYTVPKEQRYIIRILFIVPIYAFDSWLSLLLLGSHQYYVYFDSVRDCYEAFVIYSFLSLCFEYLGGESTIMTEIRGKPIASSCFYGTCCLQGMSYSIGFLRFCKQATLQFCIVKPLMAIVTIILQAFGKYHDGDFNVRSGYLYITIIYNFSVSLALYALFLFYFATMDLLRPFEPVLKFITIKAVIFLSFWQGTLLAILEKCGVIPEVQIIDGKEVGAGTVAAGYQNFIICIEMLFASIALRYAFTCQVYREKKENTTANLAPMQSISSGLKETMSPQDIVQDAIHNFSPTYQQYTQQSMQEAEHKAPGENGHVASKAEGTSGRKSKNIEKRVLILSDEEL, encoded by the exons ATGAGTAATGCCACCCGGGCCGTGCCCTCTCCCACGCCACCCGGCTCCCCAGGGCCCAGCACGGTGACCAGGCTGGCCTCGGccaccccttccccagccctcgCCATGCTGATGACCGCCCACAACGACTCCCAGGACGGCCAGCAGCTCTTCCTGACCACCACGGCAGCACAGGTCATCTCCGGCATCTTCGTCTGGTCGGCGCTCATCATCACCTTCCACCAG ATCTACACGCACCTGCGGAACTACACCGTCCCCAAGGAGCAGCGCTACATCATCCGCATCCTCTTCATCGTGCCCATCTATGCCTTCGACTCCTggctcagcctcctcctcctcggcagCCACCAGTACTACGTCTACTTCGACTCGGTGCGCGACTGCTACGAAG CTTTCGTGATTTACAGCTTCCTAAGCCTGTGCTTTGAGTACCTCGGTGGGGAGAGCACCATCATGACGGAGATCCGAGGGAAGCCCATTGC GTCCAGCTGCTTCTACGGGACCTGCTGCCTTCAGGGCATGTCCTACTCCATCGGGTTCCTGCGCTTCTGCAAGCAG GCCACGCTGCAGTTCTGCATTGTGAAACCTCTCATGGCCATCGTCACCATCATCCTGCAGGCGTTCGGGAAGTACCACGACGGGGACTTCAA TGTCCGAAGCGGCTACCTCTACATCACCATCATCTACAACTTCTCCGTCAGCCTGGCGCTTTACGCCCTCTTCCTCTTCTACTTCGCCACCATGGACCTGCTGCGCCCGTTTGAGCCAGTGCTCAAGTTCATCACCATCAAGGCCGtcatcttcctctccttctgGCAAG GGACGCTGCTGGCAATCCTGGAGAAATGCGGGGTGATCCCCGAAGTTCAGATCATAGACGGGAAGGAGGTGGGAGCTGGGACAGTGGCTGCTGGCTACCAGAACTTCATCATCTGCATTGAGATGCTCTTTGCTTCCATTGCCCTGCGCTACGCGTTTACCTGCCAGGTgtacagggagaagaaagaaaacacaacag CAAACCTCGCCCCGATGCAGAGCATCTCGAGCGGGCTGAAGGAGACCATGAGCCCCCAGGACATCGTGCAGGATGCCATCCACAACTTCTCGCCCACGTACCAGCAGTACACCCAGCAGTccatgcaggaggcagagcacaAAGCACCAGGCGAGAACGGGCACGTGGCCTCCAAGGCGGAAGGAACAAGCGgcagaaagagcaaaaacatCGAGAAGAGAGTTCTGATCCTGTCAGACGAGGAGCTGTAG
- the PSMG3 gene encoding proteasome assembly chaperone 3 isoform X2, with amino-acid sequence MAANPIVTSKQREEVVHGVPTEVVCTAFSNSILVVVTQYGKLGTLVYVDPNTIGDNIGRPSLTTKVLLGKDEPLVHVCAKNLVAFVSQEAGNKPVLLAMALKDKTMEGIQALREVIRSCQVW; translated from the exons ATGGCAGCAAATCCCATCGTGACGTCAAAGCAGCGAGAGGAAGTGGTACATGGGGTCCCCACGGAGGTGGTGTGCACGGCGTTCTCCAACTCCATTCTTGTGGTGGTAACACAGTATGGCAAGCTGGGGACGCTTGTCTATGTGGACCCCAACACAATAGGCGACAACATTGGCAGGCCTTCGCTCACCACAAAAGTGCTACTGGGCAAGGATGAG CCCCTCGTCCATGTTTGTGCCAAAAACCTGGTGGCGTTCGTGTCTCAGGAAGCTGGGAACAAACCTGTTCTTCTCGCCATGGCTTTAAAAGACAAGACCATGGAAGGAATACAAGCTCTACGGGAAGTGATCCGAAGTTGCCAAGTGTGGTGA
- the PSMG3 gene encoding proteasome assembly chaperone 3 isoform X1 has product MAAALRHLPAPRAAGGRGKAPLLSWLGGPGRRTAAAGRPEEAMAANPIVTSKQREEVVHGVPTEVVCTAFSNSILVVVTQYGKLGTLVYVDPNTIGDNIGRPSLTTKVLLGKDEPLVHVCAKNLVAFVSQEAGNKPVLLAMALKDKTMEGIQALREVIRSCQVW; this is encoded by the exons ATGGCGGCGGCCCTGCGCCATCTCCCCGCGCCGCGGGCggctggagggaggggaaaggcgCCGCTACTGTCGTGGCTGGGCGGGCCCGGGCGGAGAACGGCGGCGGCAGGGAGGCCTGAGGAGG CAATGGCAGCAAATCCCATCGTGACGTCAAAGCAGCGAGAGGAAGTGGTACATGGGGTCCCCACGGAGGTGGTGTGCACGGCGTTCTCCAACTCCATTCTTGTGGTGGTAACACAGTATGGCAAGCTGGGGACGCTTGTCTATGTGGACCCCAACACAATAGGCGACAACATTGGCAGGCCTTCGCTCACCACAAAAGTGCTACTGGGCAAGGATGAG CCCCTCGTCCATGTTTGTGCCAAAAACCTGGTGGCGTTCGTGTCTCAGGAAGCTGGGAACAAACCTGTTCTTCTCGCCATGGCTTTAAAAGACAAGACCATGGAAGGAATACAAGCTCTACGGGAAGTGATCCGAAGTTGCCAAGTGTGGTGA